In Bacillus sp. SM2101, a single window of DNA contains:
- a CDS encoding glycoside hydrolase family 30 protein, translating to MQMKVIQTAKNSNERFEDKGTVELLAGQPKSNNVLTIDKSTQYQKIIGFGGAFTEAAAYTLSQIPEEERRSIIESYFHPEKGLGYSLGRTHIHSCDFALENYTYVEENDKELTTFSIDREHKYVLPLIKDAISSRGEELTILSSPWSPPAWMKTNNDMNHGGKLKEEYYKTWALYYTKYIKAMEEEGINIWGITVQNEPEATQVWDSCRYTAEEERDFVKNYLGPTMEEEGLGHKKIIIWDHNRDIAYERAKTILSDSNAANYIWGTGIHWYVSEEFENLSKIHADFPDKHLIFTEGCIEGGVQLGAWHTGERYARNMIGDFNNWLEGWLDWNIVLNEQGGPNHVGNYCDAPIIVNTKTGEVHYNSSYYYIGHFSKYVKPNATRIGHELNNDSLQTVAFQNEDGSIAVVMMNATDKDERISILLDGKHSELVLPEHSITTVLI from the coding sequence ATGCAAATGAAAGTCATACAAACAGCAAAGAACAGTAACGAGCGTTTTGAAGATAAAGGAACAGTAGAGCTTTTAGCTGGTCAACCGAAGTCTAATAATGTCCTAACGATCGATAAGAGTACACAATATCAAAAAATCATTGGATTTGGAGGAGCCTTTACAGAGGCCGCTGCTTATACATTGTCCCAAATTCCAGAAGAAGAACGTAGGAGCATCATTGAAAGCTATTTTCATCCTGAGAAGGGTTTAGGGTACTCACTTGGAAGAACACATATCCATAGTTGTGATTTTGCACTTGAGAACTATACGTATGTAGAAGAAAATGATAAAGAACTGACAACATTTTCAATTGATCGTGAACATAAATATGTTCTTCCATTAATAAAGGATGCTATTAGTTCAAGAGGTGAAGAGTTGACAATACTATCTTCACCTTGGAGTCCACCAGCGTGGATGAAAACAAATAATGACATGAACCATGGGGGCAAATTAAAAGAAGAATACTACAAAACATGGGCTCTTTATTACACAAAATACATTAAAGCAATGGAAGAAGAAGGTATTAACATTTGGGGTATTACTGTCCAAAATGAACCAGAAGCTACTCAGGTTTGGGACTCATGTCGTTATACTGCTGAGGAAGAAAGAGATTTTGTTAAAAATTATCTAGGACCTACAATGGAAGAAGAAGGCCTAGGGCACAAAAAGATTATCATTTGGGATCATAATCGGGATATTGCATATGAACGTGCAAAAACAATTCTCTCAGATTCTAATGCTGCAAATTATATTTGGGGAACAGGCATCCATTGGTATGTCTCTGAGGAATTTGAAAACTTATCAAAAATTCATGCTGATTTTCCTGATAAGCATCTTATTTTTACAGAAGGATGTATCGAAGGTGGCGTACAGCTTGGTGCATGGCATACAGGGGAACGTTATGCTCGAAACATGATTGGTGATTTTAATAATTGGCTTGAGGGCTGGCTTGACTGGAATATCGTGCTAAATGAACAAGGTGGGCCAAATCATGTAGGTAACTATTGTGATGCACCTATTATCGTTAATACAAAAACAGGTGAAGTCCATTATAATAGCTCATATTATTATATTGGTCATTTCAGTAAATACGTTAAGCCAAATGCAACAAGAATTGGACATGAATTAAATAATGATTCACTACAAACAGTTGCATTTCAAAATGAAGACGGTTCAATTGCAGTAGTTATGATGAACGCTACTGACAAAGATGAAAGAATTAGTATTTTATTAGATGGTAAACATTCAGAGCTAGTATTACCAGAGCATTCAATTACTACAGTACTTATATAA
- a CDS encoding cellobiose phosphorylase produces MRVEGKGNFPTIGRYVQNRGLRYFALGQVISITLIEVLIMEKYKFDNEGYFVIQDYDNAKTFSSFLPGVAGLYGVPMWAFYVNRGQAMVSFGVQDKNHAITEFFPANQAYQRVSMNGFRTFIKVKGEAGESIIEPFSSYGGSNGKGRSMKIKENELKIEEIDEVSGIKTVVTYFTLPNENFGALIRKVEIENISDKAVQMEVLDGLPAIIPFGIDDAAYKAVGNTLKSWMDVFNLENNIPYYRVRSSTNDTAEVEEITKGHFYLSFVNDGELLSPIVDGDLIFGHNSSMSYPNMFEQYTVSQLVDKTPITSNKVPCGFSAFEASLQPDENVVLNTIIGHVNDIEIVNNKKDEIVTSKFINLKYEEAKTIVNDITEDVTTKTAHPLFDAYSKQSYLDNILRGGYPITLGTDQNPFVYYVYSRKHGDLERDYNFFSLAPEFFSQGNGNFRDVNQNRRNDVFFHPEVGDYNIKLFMSLVQADGYNPLVVKGASFELVDKTDMEWLSELFTSLEDSQFMKQKLNKTFTPGDVLQTIVDKQLSLSTSLEDFLTVILSKSKQNIEAEFGEGYWMDHWTYNLDLIENYLKIFPENKASLLFKDQSYKYFYSPVFVKPRSEKYVLANDKVRQYGAILEEEQATSGNWLTTKSGEEYTTNLFVKLFNLSLVKFATLDPYGMGVEMEANKPGWNDSMNGLPGLFGSGMSETFELKRLLQFVKVAAATSEESSISLPVEVHKLFESVNKAINESITNSVDDYHYWNAVTSAREQYREAIRSGFSGEESAVSLATIEEMVTIYLTKIHKGITKAKELGNGLVPTYFYFEAEQYVERTTADGSLILNDKGQQLVEVTSFTVHTLPHFLEGPARALKSMTKQEASDTYTKVKASDMFDRDLKMYKTSSSLEDETFEIGRSRAFTPGWLERESIFMHMEFKYILSALKAGLYDEFFEDLRTALPPFMNPEVYGRSVLEHSSFIASSCNPDPTVHGQGFVARLSGTTAEYLTMWQMMMTGKTLFTVEEGQLMLTLQPILPEWLFDDNNQVEFTFLGKTKVTYHNPNRKDTFGENGAKIAKYVLHSDNSSVEVQGEKVEEQYAMQIREGNVNKIDVHLN; encoded by the coding sequence ATGAGGGTTGAAGGAAAAGGAAATTTTCCTACGATTGGTAGGTATGTGCAAAATAGAGGTCTACGATATTTTGCACTAGGACAAGTAATTTCAATAACATTAATTGAGGTGTTAATTATGGAAAAATACAAATTTGATAATGAAGGCTATTTTGTCATTCAAGATTACGATAACGCAAAAACTTTTTCAAGCTTCTTACCTGGGGTAGCAGGTCTTTACGGTGTTCCGATGTGGGCATTTTATGTAAATCGTGGACAAGCTATGGTGTCTTTTGGTGTTCAAGATAAAAACCATGCGATTACAGAATTTTTTCCGGCAAACCAAGCATACCAACGTGTATCAATGAATGGTTTTCGTACATTTATTAAGGTTAAAGGTGAAGCTGGTGAATCTATCATTGAGCCGTTCTCTTCCTACGGCGGTTCGAATGGTAAAGGTAGGAGCATGAAAATAAAAGAAAACGAATTAAAGATTGAAGAGATTGACGAAGTAAGTGGAATTAAAACGGTAGTCACATATTTCACGCTTCCAAATGAAAACTTTGGTGCATTAATTCGTAAAGTTGAGATTGAGAATATTTCTGACAAAGCAGTGCAAATGGAGGTTCTTGATGGCCTTCCAGCAATTATTCCATTTGGAATAGATGATGCAGCTTATAAAGCAGTTGGGAATACACTAAAAAGCTGGATGGATGTATTTAATCTCGAGAATAACATCCCATATTATCGTGTACGATCATCAACTAATGACACTGCAGAAGTTGAAGAAATTACAAAGGGGCATTTTTATTTAAGCTTTGTAAATGATGGTGAGCTGTTATCCCCTATTGTAGATGGAGATCTAATCTTCGGTCACAATAGTTCAATGTCATATCCTAATATGTTTGAGCAGTATACTGTTTCGCAATTAGTTGATAAGACTCCAATTACAAGCAACAAAGTGCCGTGTGGATTTTCAGCATTTGAGGCGTCGTTGCAACCGGATGAAAACGTTGTCTTAAATACAATCATTGGTCATGTGAACGACATAGAAATTGTTAATAACAAAAAAGATGAGATTGTTACTTCCAAATTTATTAATTTAAAATATGAAGAAGCAAAAACGATCGTGAATGATATAACTGAAGATGTTACGACTAAAACTGCTCATCCGTTATTTGATGCATACAGTAAACAAAGCTATTTAGATAATATTTTGCGCGGAGGGTATCCGATTACACTTGGAACTGATCAAAATCCATTTGTTTACTACGTGTACTCTCGAAAGCATGGAGATTTAGAACGAGACTATAACTTTTTCTCCCTTGCGCCAGAATTTTTCTCACAAGGAAATGGGAATTTTCGTGATGTAAATCAAAATAGAAGAAATGATGTGTTCTTCCATCCAGAGGTTGGAGATTACAATATTAAGCTATTTATGAGCCTTGTCCAAGCTGACGGTTACAACCCACTAGTAGTAAAAGGTGCAAGCTTTGAGCTAGTTGATAAGACTGATATGGAGTGGCTTAGCGAGTTGTTTACTTCTCTAGAAGATAGTCAATTTATGAAGCAAAAGCTAAATAAGACGTTCACACCAGGAGATGTATTACAAACAATTGTAGATAAACAACTGTCTCTATCAACTTCTCTAGAGGACTTTTTAACGGTTATACTCTCTAAAAGTAAACAAAACATTGAAGCTGAATTTGGTGAAGGTTATTGGATGGATCACTGGACATACAACCTTGATTTAATAGAAAATTATTTAAAAATATTCCCAGAAAATAAAGCTTCATTACTGTTTAAAGACCAATCATATAAATATTTTTATAGCCCTGTGTTCGTCAAGCCAAGGTCTGAAAAGTACGTACTTGCGAACGATAAAGTTCGACAGTATGGAGCGATACTTGAAGAAGAGCAAGCCACAAGTGGAAATTGGTTAACAACGAAAAGTGGAGAAGAATATACAACAAACTTGTTTGTGAAATTATTTAATTTGAGCCTCGTGAAATTTGCTACATTAGACCCATACGGTATGGGAGTTGAGATGGAGGCTAACAAGCCAGGTTGGAATGATTCAATGAACGGCTTGCCAGGGCTTTTTGGATCTGGTATGAGTGAGACATTTGAATTGAAACGACTGCTTCAATTTGTGAAGGTTGCTGCTGCAACATCTGAAGAAAGCTCGATTTCACTTCCAGTTGAAGTGCATAAACTGTTTGAAAGCGTGAATAAGGCAATAAATGAGTCTATTACAAATTCTGTAGATGATTATCATTATTGGAATGCTGTTACATCTGCACGCGAACAGTATCGAGAAGCTATTCGCTCAGGCTTCAGTGGGGAAGAATCAGCTGTTTCTTTAGCTACTATAGAGGAAATGGTCACGATTTATTTAACTAAAATACACAAGGGGATCACTAAAGCAAAAGAGCTTGGAAATGGTCTAGTACCAACATATTTCTACTTTGAGGCAGAACAATATGTTGAGAGAACGACAGCTGATGGCTCATTAATTCTGAATGACAAAGGTCAACAGCTAGTAGAAGTAACGTCATTTACGGTTCACACATTACCACATTTCTTAGAAGGTCCTGCAAGAGCATTAAAGAGTATGACAAAACAAGAAGCATCAGATACTTATACAAAAGTGAAGGCTTCTGACATGTTTGACCGTGACTTGAAAATGTACAAAACATCAAGCTCACTTGAAGATGAAACATTCGAAATTGGTCGTTCTAGAGCATTTACCCCTGGTTGGCTAGAACGTGAATCTATCTTTATGCATATGGAGTTCAAGTATATATTGAGTGCATTAAAAGCAGGTCTATATGATGAGTTTTTCGAGGATTTAAGAACTGCCTTACCACCATTTATGAATCCTGAGGTGTATGGAAGAAGTGTACTAGAGCATTCATCATTTATTGCTAGTAGTTGTAATCCAGATCCAACTGTACACGGACAAGGATTTGTAGCGAGATTAAGTGGAACAACAGCTGAATATTTAACGATGTGGCAAATGATGATGACAGGTAAAACATTATTTACTGTCGAGGAAGGGCAACTAATGTTAACGCTGCAGCCTATACTTCCAGAATGGTTATTTGATGATAACAATCAAGTTGAATTTACTTTCTTAGGGAAGACAAAAGTTACTTATCATAACCCGAATCGCAAGGATACATTTGGTGAGAACGGTGCAAAAATAGCAAAATATGTGTTACACAGTGATAACTCTTCTGTCGAGGTACAAGGTGAGAAGGTGGAAGAGCAATATGCAATGCAAATCCGTGAAGGAAATGTTAACAAAATAGACGTACATTTAAACTAA
- a CDS encoding response regulator — translation MYKLLIVDDEKNIRLGIQAMIKREFSKLIDTMVAADGVEALELIRENSIDILITDIKMPRMDGIALIKELHTSEDKPILFILSGYDDFEYTKAAIKCKVRDYLLKPVNRQELFEALQHTIDELATNRLASHQHLDDFRTSQLNYILLNPNIQEEQVQHICTKININVFPNGFYVGVIEQDRIIKGEDFLQHIRNQITTYRKNDVDDIFCFLDKDGHTVVITGNESIFTFIKDQFKKEKYPSFSIGVSEKRAEIKHLKKSYIEACYAVKYQFLFPKRQVILYKEIKDRKENIAPPIEAINKISNMLGTEREKEIKTLLFAVLDYEKISKYDISYMETIGKKLNTLVFEKSFAKLGEESIENFQLVHKVADIYNFNDFHQYFHAIEDLTMRLHEYIKQVKSVYSEQKYMDKALQYIEDNFHKDLNLAVVSNYISLNYSYFSHVFKEYTGLNFVDYLKKVRIRRAKLLLVDTGEKVYEISKQVGYKNPKQFTRVFREIEGISPKEYREKIK, via the coding sequence ATGTATAAGTTATTAATAGTAGATGACGAAAAAAATATTAGATTAGGTATTCAAGCGATGATCAAAAGGGAATTCTCTAAACTCATCGATACGATGGTTGCTGCTGACGGAGTAGAAGCATTAGAATTGATTCGTGAAAATAGCATAGATATATTGATTACAGATATAAAAATGCCTCGAATGGATGGTATTGCACTCATAAAAGAGCTTCATACGAGTGAAGATAAGCCAATCCTATTTATTTTAAGTGGCTATGATGATTTTGAATATACGAAAGCAGCGATTAAATGTAAAGTTAGAGACTATTTACTAAAACCAGTAAATCGTCAAGAATTATTTGAAGCTTTGCAACATACAATTGATGAACTAGCTACAAATCGCTTAGCTTCACATCAACATTTAGATGATTTTCGGACGAGTCAATTAAACTACATATTATTAAATCCAAATATACAAGAGGAACAAGTCCAGCACATTTGTACAAAAATAAACATTAATGTTTTTCCGAATGGTTTTTACGTAGGTGTGATTGAACAAGATCGCATAATAAAAGGAGAAGACTTTCTTCAACATATAAGAAACCAAATTACAACATATCGTAAAAATGATGTTGATGATATTTTTTGTTTTTTAGATAAGGATGGACATACGGTAGTTATAACGGGAAATGAGAGTATATTTACTTTTATAAAAGATCAATTTAAGAAAGAAAAATATCCTTCATTTTCTATTGGTGTAAGTGAGAAGAGAGCAGAGATTAAGCATTTGAAGAAGTCCTATATTGAAGCTTGCTATGCTGTGAAATATCAGTTTTTATTTCCTAAAAGGCAAGTCATTTTGTATAAAGAAATAAAAGATAGGAAAGAAAATATTGCGCCACCGATTGAAGCAATTAATAAAATATCGAATATGTTAGGGACAGAGAGAGAAAAAGAAATTAAAACACTTCTTTTTGCCGTTCTTGATTACGAAAAAATATCAAAATATGATATTAGTTACATGGAAACGATAGGTAAAAAGTTAAATACGCTTGTTTTCGAGAAATCTTTTGCAAAGCTTGGGGAAGAATCTATTGAGAATTTTCAGCTCGTACACAAAGTTGCAGATATCTACAATTTTAACGATTTCCATCAGTATTTCCATGCGATTGAAGATTTGACGATGCGTTTACATGAATATATTAAACAAGTTAAATCTGTTTATTCCGAACAAAAATATATGGATAAGGCACTTCAATATATTGAAGATAATTTTCATAAGGATTTAAATTTGGCGGTAGTATCGAATTATATTTCTTTAAATTATTCATATTTCAGTCATGTTTTTAAAGAATACACAGGCCTTAATTTTGTAGATTATTTAAAAAAGGTACGCATTCGCCGAGCAAAATTACTCTTGGTAGATACTGGAGAAAAGGTTTATGAAATTAGTAAACAAGTAGGCTATAAAAACCCAAAACAATTTACACGAGTTTTCCGTGAAATTGAAGGCATATCACCAAAGGAATATCGTGAAAAAATAAAATAA
- a CDS encoding histidine kinase gives MKMFKKIASYRLNQRSLSLQTKLIILYIVIIMVPVITFTLYYTEQISNSAIRDVTKKQEHLLELEKINIMNHIETMRRTAQIVISDRDFLDFIKKNHDSNTTDLLYFKSNVFSNIIKLQFNNPNINDIRIYTANPNIKEMWPIIFDESRINNKPWFEEVMNRNGIELWWFDNDNVDILNRSLNISDAKISVLRELEYPKGEHLAIIEISMLQENFFPKMFSNVNENESAIVVFDQNLNLVHNPFNPFIQENNLNIIELREKFIGTDSQLTSSFQFMNNEKRFLAVSTYMDELNSYMLSITSLESIYSETAKTRNLVLSGIILLVIILSIITFKLISYLLKNMYLLIDSMKKVEKGNFEVDVTVDERSEFGELANHFRNMLGKINSLIADAVNKQAITKEAELRSLKTQIDAHFLYNTLENIKMMSEIEGNYEVSDAVTSLGDIMRYNLKWKNDFVILGEELSHIQNYVDIMNLRLDNRLTLTLTIPQELKEHEVLKMSLQPIVENSIKHGISPIIYNKQGIIDIRASVEMKNIYIEITDNGIGMTQEEVAELHEKISLPSSRTEETENGSGIGLRNVHERIKIHYGNEYGMSIQSVKGQQTKVMIKIPC, from the coding sequence ATGAAAATGTTCAAGAAAATAGCATCCTATCGGTTAAATCAGCGTTCATTATCATTACAAACAAAATTAATTATACTCTATATAGTTATTATCATGGTACCAGTTATCACATTTACGCTATATTACACTGAACAAATCTCTAATAGTGCAATTAGAGATGTAACCAAAAAGCAAGAGCATTTACTAGAATTAGAGAAAATTAATATTATGAACCATATTGAAACGATGAGAAGAACAGCGCAAATTGTCATTTCAGATCGTGATTTTCTTGATTTTATAAAAAAAAACCATGATAGTAATACGACTGATTTACTTTATTTTAAGTCGAATGTGTTTTCAAATATTATTAAGTTGCAATTTAATAACCCTAATATTAATGATATTCGTATATATACAGCTAACCCTAATATTAAGGAAATGTGGCCAATTATATTTGATGAAAGTCGTATAAACAATAAGCCATGGTTTGAGGAAGTAATGAATCGAAATGGCATAGAGCTTTGGTGGTTCGATAATGACAACGTTGACATTCTTAATCGCTCGCTCAACATTAGTGATGCGAAAATTTCTGTTTTAAGAGAATTGGAATACCCTAAAGGTGAGCACTTAGCGATTATTGAAATAAGTATGTTGCAAGAGAATTTTTTTCCGAAAATGTTTAGTAATGTGAACGAAAACGAGTCAGCAATTGTTGTATTTGATCAAAACTTGAATTTAGTTCATAATCCTTTTAATCCGTTTATTCAAGAAAATAACTTGAATATTATTGAATTGAGAGAGAAGTTCATTGGAACTGATAGTCAGTTAACTTCATCCTTTCAATTTATGAATAATGAAAAACGATTTCTCGCAGTGTCGACATATATGGATGAGTTAAACAGCTACATGCTAAGTATTACATCTCTTGAAAGTATATATTCTGAAACAGCTAAAACGAGAAATCTAGTATTAAGTGGTATTATCCTTTTAGTAATTATTTTGTCTATTATCACGTTTAAATTAATCTCTTATTTATTGAAAAATATGTATTTGCTTATAGATTCGATGAAAAAAGTTGAAAAGGGAAATTTTGAAGTGGATGTTACAGTAGATGAACGTAGTGAATTTGGAGAGCTTGCCAACCATTTTCGTAATATGCTAGGAAAAATTAATAGTTTAATTGCAGATGCAGTTAACAAACAAGCTATTACAAAAGAAGCGGAATTAAGGTCATTAAAAACTCAAATAGATGCGCATTTTCTCTATAATACGTTAGAAAATATTAAAATGATGTCTGAAATTGAGGGGAATTATGAAGTATCTGATGCTGTCACATCATTAGGTGATATTATGCGCTATAACTTAAAATGGAAGAACGATTTTGTTATTCTAGGTGAAGAGCTAAGCCACATACAAAACTATGTTGATATTATGAACTTACGTCTAGACAATCGTCTGACATTAACACTGACGATCCCCCAAGAATTGAAAGAACATGAAGTGTTAAAAATGTCCTTACAACCTATCGTTGAAAATTCGATCAAGCACGGAATTTCACCGATCATATATAACAAACAAGGAATCATTGATATAAGAGCTTCGGTTGAAATGAAAAATATTTATATTGAAATAACGGATAATGGGATAGGTATGACCCAAGAAGAAGTTGCTGAGTTGCATGAGAAGATAAGCTTACCTTCATCTCGCACAGAAGAAACTGAAAATGGAAGCGGTATCGGCCTTAGGAATGTACATGAAAGAATTAAAATACATTATGGAAACGAATACGGGATGTCAATTCAAAGTGTGAAAGGGCAGCAGACAAAAGTAATGATTAAAATACCGTGTTAA
- a CDS encoding extracellular solute-binding protein codes for MKRVFSLKGLSLLLVLALFLSIIAGCGSKETNETASQKDEGEKTTRTADEPAWQADTSPIEFDWYVNFSWFAHKWGEDAISKYVTDKTGVSINFLAPAGNEIEKMNTMIASGKIPDFITIGWWEDAVKQMIEGELVHPLNELADQYDPYFFKVADGAKLEWYKQEDGNVYGYPNASSSPKDFEKYSEFKSSNQTFLVRKDMYEAIGSPDMSTPEGFLNALEAAKEEFPEVNGAPLIPLGLNEFTDVGNSSLEGYLQNFLAIPWEKDGEVYDRRTDAEYLAWLKTFREASDKGLLSDDIFIDKRPQMEEKIAQGRYFAMLYQRSDMAAQQQALYAQDPNSVYIAVDGPANSNGDEPTLAGDSISGWTITLISKEVEDPERAIAFLSYLISEEGQKDTFLGIEGETYEVVDGKHQFTADVQELLDTDRAKFDLEIGASHKYWMLMDTNMTLPWMPPAVAPFKQMEDWTRGKTVSFAEFDGMNPTGTSEEGVAANKIAQEWGKTLPKLILAESDKEFDEVFDEFLKKRDDLGQDKVEAYQQKIYEENKAKIEASK; via the coding sequence ATGAAAAGAGTATTTTCTTTAAAGGGCTTATCATTATTATTAGTGTTAGCACTATTTCTTTCCATTATTGCAGGATGTGGAAGTAAGGAAACAAATGAAACCGCTTCCCAGAAAGACGAAGGAGAAAAAACGACAAGAACTGCTGATGAACCTGCATGGCAGGCTGATACATCTCCTATAGAGTTTGATTGGTATGTAAACTTCTCATGGTTTGCTCATAAATGGGGAGAAGATGCTATCTCAAAATATGTAACAGATAAAACTGGAGTATCAATTAACTTCCTTGCGCCAGCAGGTAATGAAATTGAAAAAATGAATACGATGATTGCTTCTGGAAAAATACCTGACTTTATTACAATTGGTTGGTGGGAAGATGCAGTCAAGCAAATGATTGAGGGAGAATTAGTACATCCATTAAATGAGCTAGCTGACCAATACGATCCTTACTTCTTTAAAGTAGCAGATGGTGCGAAGCTTGAATGGTATAAACAAGAAGATGGAAACGTTTACGGTTATCCGAACGCATCATCTTCACCGAAAGACTTTGAAAAATATAGTGAGTTTAAATCATCAAACCAAACGTTCCTAGTTAGAAAAGATATGTATGAAGCAATTGGTAGCCCTGACATGAGCACTCCAGAAGGATTCTTAAATGCTCTTGAAGCAGCAAAAGAGGAATTCCCTGAAGTGAACGGCGCACCATTAATTCCACTAGGACTAAATGAGTTTACAGATGTCGGTAACTCTTCATTAGAAGGTTATTTACAAAATTTCTTAGCAATTCCTTGGGAAAAAGATGGAGAAGTATATGACCGTCGAACAGATGCTGAATACTTAGCTTGGTTAAAAACATTTAGAGAAGCAAGTGACAAAGGTTTACTATCTGACGATATCTTTATTGATAAACGCCCACAAATGGAAGAAAAAATTGCACAAGGTAGATACTTTGCAATGTTATATCAACGTAGTGATATGGCTGCACAACAGCAAGCATTATATGCTCAAGACCCTAACAGCGTATATATAGCTGTAGACGGACCAGCTAACTCAAACGGTGATGAGCCAACACTTGCTGGAGACAGTATCTCTGGATGGACAATAACGTTAATTTCTAAAGAAGTAGAAGATCCTGAGAGAGCGATTGCCTTCTTGAGCTATTTAATTAGTGAAGAAGGTCAAAAAGATACTTTCCTAGGTATAGAAGGTGAAACATACGAAGTTGTTGACGGAAAACATCAGTTCACAGCTGATGTTCAAGAGTTATTAGATACTGACCGTGCTAAATTTGATTTAGAAATTGGAGCGTCACATAAATATTGGATGCTTATGGATACAAACATGACCCTTCCTTGGATGCCACCAGCTGTAGCACCTTTCAAACAAATGGAAGATTGGACAAGAGGGAAAACAGTTAGCTTTGCTGAGTTTGATGGTATGAATCCAACAGGAACCTCAGAAGAAGGTGTAGCGGCTAATAAGATTGCACAAGAGTGGGGTAAAACATTACCAAAATTAATTCTTGCAGAATCTGATAAAGAATTTGATGAGGTTTTTGACGAGTTCTTAAAGAAACGTGATGATTTAGGACAAGACAAAGTTGAAGCTTACCAACAAAAAATATATGAAGAAAATAAAGCGAAAATCGAAGCTTCAAAATAA
- a CDS encoding carbohydrate ABC transporter permease, which yields MLKLFKLNRRTKSEYIFDTFNLLLMLFICFITIYPIWYVIVNSLNDGVDAMQGGIYWWPREFTLENYAAVFSNQGIVTSFGVTIAKTVIGTIAHVFFTAMVAYAFSRKDLTGRKIYMFIGVVTMFFNGGLIPYFLLIRDIGLFDNFLVYIIPTLFNFFHLIIFVSFFKQLPPSLEEAAKIDGANDFMIFIKVIIPLSMPVIATIALFQGVYQWNDYFAGVIFVNNPDLQPIQTYLYRVVAESSSNQMLANAPGGITTRTVTSQSIKLATMVVTTLPIVLVYPFLQKYFVKGMLIGSVKG from the coding sequence ATGTTAAAGCTATTTAAATTGAATCGAAGAACAAAAAGCGAATATATCTTTGATACTTTTAACTTATTATTAATGCTGTTCATATGTTTTATCACCATTTACCCAATTTGGTATGTTATAGTAAATTCTTTAAATGACGGTGTCGATGCGATGCAAGGAGGAATTTACTGGTGGCCACGAGAATTTACGCTAGAAAACTATGCAGCAGTATTTTCTAACCAAGGTATCGTTACATCATTTGGAGTTACAATTGCCAAGACAGTCATCGGAACAATTGCACATGTGTTTTTCACGGCAATGGTAGCGTATGCTTTTTCGAGAAAAGATTTAACTGGTAGAAAGATATACATGTTTATCGGTGTTGTTACGATGTTCTTTAACGGAGGTTTAATTCCTTACTTCCTATTAATAAGAGATATTGGCTTATTTGATAATTTTCTTGTATACATTATCCCGACATTGTTTAATTTCTTCCATCTTATTATTTTCGTCTCTTTCTTTAAACAACTACCACCATCACTAGAGGAAGCAGCAAAAATAGATGGTGCCAATGATTTTATGATATTTATTAAAGTCATTATTCCGTTGTCAATGCCTGTTATTGCGACGATAGCATTATTCCAAGGTGTTTATCAATGGAATGACTACTTTGCAGGGGTAATATTTGTTAATAATCCTGATTTACAACCGATACAGACGTATTTATATAGGGTAGTAGCTGAATCCAGTTCTAATCAGATGCTAGCTAATGCGCCTGGAGGCATTACGACGAGAACTGTTACATCACAATCTATTAAACTAGCAACGATGGTCGTTACGACATTGCCAATCGTCCTAGTATATCCATTCCTACAAAAATACTTTGTTAAAGGAATGTTAATTGGATCAGTAAAAGGGTAA